The following are from one region of the Gossypium hirsutum isolate 1008001.06 chromosome D03, Gossypium_hirsutum_v2.1, whole genome shotgun sequence genome:
- the LOC107949569 gene encoding katanin p60 ATPase-containing subunit A1, whose translation MVGNSLAGLQDHLKLAREYALEGLYDTSIIFFDGAIAQINKHLANLDDPLIRAKWMNVKKALSEETEVVKQLDAERRSFKEAPNGRRPSSPPIHAKSSFVFQPLDEYPTSSGAPVDDPDVWRPPSRDTSSRRPARAGQVGTRKSPQDGAWGRGNTRTGTTGRGAKAGGSSRTNTGARASTTGKKGTGSGKSTKGDSANGDAEDGKSKRSQYEGPDPDLAAMLERDVLETTPGVRWDDVAGLTEAKRLLEEAVVLPLWMPEYFQGIRRPWKGVLMFGPPGTGKTLLAKAVATECGTTFFNVSSATLASKWRGESERMVRCLFDLARAYAPSTIFIDEIDSLCNARGASGEHESSRRVKSELLVQVDGVNNTGTNEDGSRKIVMVLAATNFPWDIDEALRRRLEKRIYIPLPNFESRKELIRINLKTVEVAADVDIDEVARRTEGYSGDDLTNVCRDASLNGMRRKIAGKTRDEIKNMSKDEISKDPVAMCDFEEALPKVQRSVSQADIEKHEKWFTEFGSA comes from the exons ATGGTTGGAAATTCGCTAGCTGGACTGCAAGATCACTTGAAATTGGCTCGAGAATACGCTCTCGAAGGCCTCTACGACACTTCCATTATCTTCTTTGATGGCGCCATTGCTCAGATCAACAA GCATCTAGCCAATCTTGATGACCCGCTAATTCGTGCAAAATGGATGAATGTAAAGAAAGCACTATCAGAGGAGACAGAAGTTGTGAAGCAATTGGATGCTGAGAGAAGGTCATTTAAGGAAGCTCCTAATGGGCGGCGTCCTTCTTCGCCGCCGATTCATGCTAAGTCATCTTTCGTATTCCAACCATTAGATGAGTATCCAACTTCATCAGGTGCCCCAGTGGATGATCCTGATGTGTGGAGGCCTCCAAGTCGGGACACTTCAAGTAGAAGACCTGCTAGGGCTGGTCAAGTGGGCACGAGGAAATCTCCACAAGATGGGGCTTGGGGTCGTGGCAATACCAGAACAGGTACAACTGGACGAGGTGCAAAGGCAGGTGGTTCGAGTAGAACTAACACAGGGGCCAGAGCATCTACCACTGGAAAGAAGGGTACTGGCTCAGGGAAATCTACAAAAGGAGATTCGGCA AATGGTGATGCTGAAGATGGAAAATCTAAGAGGTCCCAGTATGAGGGACCTGATCCAGATTTGGCTGCAATGTTAGAAAGGGATGTTTTAGAAACCACGCCTGGAGTACGGTGGGATGATGTTGCTGGTCTGACTGAAGCAAAAAGACTTTTAGAGGAGGCTGTTGTTCTTCCTTTATGGATGCCTGAATATTTTCAG GGTATTAGGAGACCATGGAAAGGCGTTCTTATGTTTGGACCTCCTGGTACTGGCAAAACTCTTCTGGCTAAAGCAGTTGCCACTGAATGTGGGACAACATTTTTCAATGTTTCTTCTGCTACATTAGCCTCAAAGTGGCGTGGTGAGAGTGAGCGCATGGTCCGGTGCTTGTTTGATCTTGCAAGAGCTTATGCTCCTAGTACAATTTTTATTGATGAGATTGACTCTCTTTGCAATGCCCGTGG GGCTTCCGGGGAGCATGAGTCATCTAGAAGGGTAAAATCTGAACTGCTTGTTCAGGTAGATGGTGTAAATAATACTGGTACAAATGAAGATGGCAGCCGCAAGATAGTGATGGTTTTGGCTGCAACTAACTTCCCATGGGACATAGATGAGGCACTCAG GAGGCGACTGGAAAAGCGAATATATATTCCTCTGCCCAATTTTGAGAGTCGTAAGGAGCTCATTCGGATCAATCTAAAAACAGTTGAG GTGGCTGCTGACGTGGATATTGATGAAGTGGCTCGTCGTACAGAAGGGTATAGTGGGGATGATCTCACAAATGTTTGTCGCGATGCTTCCTTAAATGGCATGAGGCGGAAAATAGCTGGTAAGACACGTGACGAGATTAAGAACATGTCCAAAGATGAGATTTCAAAGGATCCTGTTGCTATGTGCGACTTTGAAGAAGCCTTGCCAAAGGTCCAGAGAAGTGTTTCACAAGCCGATATTGAGAAGCATGAAAAATGGTTTACCGAATTTGG